The Flavobacterium johnsoniae UW101 genomic interval TTATTTCAAAAGATATAAAAGTTATTTTTACAACTGCATATCCTGATTTTGCATTAGAAGGTTTTGAATTAAACGCTGTTGATTATTTATTAAAGCCTATATCTTTTGAACGGTTTTATCAAGCTGTTTCTAAGCTGAATACTCAGTCAAAAACAGTTGTTTCAAATCAAAATAATCTGCCTGATTTTTTATTTATTAAAACAGATGGAAAGAATAAATTCCAGAAGGTTTTTTTAAATGATATTTTGTATGTAGAAAGTCTTCAGAATTATGTTTGTATTCATACTTCTAAACAGCAGATTATTACGCATTCATCATTGAAAAATGTAATCGAATCTTTGCCTGAAAACAATTTTATTCAAATACAAAAATCCTATGTTGTTTCTTTAAAGCATTTAGAATCAACAGACAATTATTCGGTTTACATTAACGGAAAAGAACTTCCAATTGGAGCTGCTTATAAAGAAGCATTTTTTGATAAAATCGAGGAGAATAAGATTTAAAGTTAACCGCAAAGCACGCTAAGATATTTACTTTTCTTTGTAATGATAAACGCAAAGTTCGCAAAGCTGGATAGATAAAGCTTTGCGAACTTTGCGTTTTTGAGTGTACAGCTGATAAAAAAAACTCAGTACCCTTTGCGGTTAAATTATTTCTTATTCTTACCGTTTTTAAAAACCACTTTTTCTACAACAGCTGGTTTTCCATTTCCTTTTGGGAATGCTTTCTTTTTTGGTTTTCCGGCTGATGAACCTGATTTTGATGAACTTTGGTCACCTCTGTATTTTTCTGAATCTTTTGGAGCAGCTTTAAATTCTGGTCTTTCTTTAGAAGTTTCTTTCTTCGGAATTTCTGATTTATGTTTAGCTAAAACATCATTAGGGTTTTTAGGATTTTCTTTAGTTCCTCTTAAATGAATCACTAATCCGTTTAAGAAATTACGTAAAACCTGATCACCGCATTCCATATAGTTTGGATGATCTTCGGCTCTAAAAAAAGCACCTAATTCTGATTTCGAAATTCTAAAATCTACTAATTCTAAAATTTCAACTATCTGGTCATCACGGAGCATCAAAGCCACGCGAAGTTTTTTAAGTATATCGTTATTTGTCATAATTTTTTGTTTCAGGTTTT includes:
- a CDS encoding DUF1456 family protein; this encodes MTNNDILKKLRVALMLRDDQIVEILELVDFRISKSELGAFFRAEDHPNYMECGDQVLRNFLNGLVIHLRGTKENPKNPNDVLAKHKSEIPKKETSKERPEFKAAPKDSEKYRGDQSSSKSGSSAGKPKKKAFPKGNGKPAVVEKVVFKNGKNKK
- a CDS encoding LytR/AlgR family response regulator transcription factor produces the protein MAFKCIIVDDEPPATRILENYIGKVSFLEKTEVFNDSLKALEFLNTQSVDVIFLDIQMPQLTGLQISRIISKDIKVIFTTAYPDFALEGFELNAVDYLLKPISFERFYQAVSKLNTQSKTVVSNQNNLPDFLFIKTDGKNKFQKVFLNDILYVESLQNYVCIHTSKQQIITHSSLKNVIESLPENNFIQIQKSYVVSLKHLESTDNYSVYINGKELPIGAAYKEAFFDKIEENKI